The following coding sequences lie in one Apium graveolens cultivar Ventura chromosome 1, ASM990537v1, whole genome shotgun sequence genomic window:
- the LOC141720260 gene encoding WAT1-related protein At1g09380 isoform X1, translated as MGDSLPFLVMILLQVGYAGMNILSKLAMNSGMNPLIQVAYRQIFASVVIIPFAYFLERKTRPRMTVPIFFQIFLSSIFGMTLNQITYFVGLKHSTPTVACALTNLLPALTFLMAVPCRIESAAIKSRAGQAKVIGTIICVGGAMLLSFYHGSNVPIGESPIHWNYVIRNSQDPSNQNNHQNFMLGPFLLIASPVCWAFWFILQAKMSNTYPAPYSSSALMCVMASFQCGIIGLVADHDLSSWSLYPPIRAISSIYAGVVCNALSYCLMSWCITRKGPLYVSVFSPVLLVIVAVLSWALLQEKLYVGTVAGSGLIVMGLYTVLWGKNKEMISLANFNIKHMKEFDIAKLENGDIEFVKIEHKEEFDIAKLENGDIEFLKK; from the exons ATGGGAGATTCATTGCCATTTTTGGTCATGATTCTGCTACAGGTTGGGTATGCGGGAATGAACATTTTGTCAAAACTAGCCATGAATTCGGGCATGAACCCTCTCATCCAAGTCGCTTACCGGCAAATTTTTGCTTCTGTAGTTATAATCCCCTTTGCTTACTTCTTGGAGAG GAAAACAAGGCCCAGGATGACAGTACCGATTTTCTTTCAGATTTTCTTATCTTCTATATTTGG GATGACATTGAACCAGATTACATACTTTGTTGGGCTAAAACATTCAACACCAACAGTTGCTTGCGCATTGACAAACTTACTTCCGGCTCTCACTTTCCTCATGGCTGTTCCTTGTCG AATAGAGAGTGCTGCAATCAAGAGTAGAGCAGGGCAAGCGAAAGTTATAGGAACTATAATCTGCGTAGGAGGTGCAATGTTGCTTTCATTCTACCATGGCTCCAATGTTCCCATTGGAGAATCCCCAATTCACTGGAATTATGTTATACGGAATTCTCAAGATCCCTCAAACCAAAATAACCATCAAAACTTCATGTTAGGCCCTTTTCTTCTCATTGCCAGTCCCGTTTGTTGGGCTTTCTGGTTCATTCTCCAA GCGAAAATGAGCAACACGTATCCAGCTCCGTACTCAAGCTCCGCTCTGATGTGCGTAATGGCCAGTTTTCAGTGTGGAATTATCGGCCTAGTGGCAGATCACGACTTGTCGTCATGGTCCTTGTACCCTCCCATCAGAGCCATCTCAAGCATTTACGCG GGAGTTGTGTGTAATGCACTCTCATATTGCTTAATGTCATGGTGCATAACAAGAAAAGGACCGCTATACGTCTCTGTTTTCAGCCCGGTATTGTTAGTTATTGTCGCTGTTCTCAGCTGGGCTTTGCTTCAAGAGAAATTATATGTTGGCAC TGTTGCAGGGTCGGGATTGATAGTAATGGGCCTCTATACAGTTCTATGGGGAAAGAACAAGGAGATGATTTCCCTTGCTAATTTCAACATCAAGCATATGAAAGAATTCGACATTGCTAAGCTCGAAAATGGCGACATAGAATTTGtgaaaattgaacataaagaagagTTTGACATTGCTAAGCTCGAAAATGGAGACATAGAATTTctgaaaaaatga
- the LOC141720260 gene encoding WAT1-related protein At1g09380 isoform X2 has translation MTVPIFFQIFLSSIFGMTLNQITYFVGLKHSTPTVACALTNLLPALTFLMAVPCRIESAAIKSRAGQAKVIGTIICVGGAMLLSFYHGSNVPIGESPIHWNYVIRNSQDPSNQNNHQNFMLGPFLLIASPVCWAFWFILQAKMSNTYPAPYSSSALMCVMASFQCGIIGLVADHDLSSWSLYPPIRAISSIYAGVVCNALSYCLMSWCITRKGPLYVSVFSPVLLVIVAVLSWALLQEKLYVGTVAGSGLIVMGLYTVLWGKNKEMISLANFNIKHMKEFDIAKLENGDIEFVKIEHKEEFDIAKLENGDIEFLKK, from the exons ATGACAGTACCGATTTTCTTTCAGATTTTCTTATCTTCTATATTTGG GATGACATTGAACCAGATTACATACTTTGTTGGGCTAAAACATTCAACACCAACAGTTGCTTGCGCATTGACAAACTTACTTCCGGCTCTCACTTTCCTCATGGCTGTTCCTTGTCG AATAGAGAGTGCTGCAATCAAGAGTAGAGCAGGGCAAGCGAAAGTTATAGGAACTATAATCTGCGTAGGAGGTGCAATGTTGCTTTCATTCTACCATGGCTCCAATGTTCCCATTGGAGAATCCCCAATTCACTGGAATTATGTTATACGGAATTCTCAAGATCCCTCAAACCAAAATAACCATCAAAACTTCATGTTAGGCCCTTTTCTTCTCATTGCCAGTCCCGTTTGTTGGGCTTTCTGGTTCATTCTCCAA GCGAAAATGAGCAACACGTATCCAGCTCCGTACTCAAGCTCCGCTCTGATGTGCGTAATGGCCAGTTTTCAGTGTGGAATTATCGGCCTAGTGGCAGATCACGACTTGTCGTCATGGTCCTTGTACCCTCCCATCAGAGCCATCTCAAGCATTTACGCG GGAGTTGTGTGTAATGCACTCTCATATTGCTTAATGTCATGGTGCATAACAAGAAAAGGACCGCTATACGTCTCTGTTTTCAGCCCGGTATTGTTAGTTATTGTCGCTGTTCTCAGCTGGGCTTTGCTTCAAGAGAAATTATATGTTGGCAC TGTTGCAGGGTCGGGATTGATAGTAATGGGCCTCTATACAGTTCTATGGGGAAAGAACAAGGAGATGATTTCCCTTGCTAATTTCAACATCAAGCATATGAAAGAATTCGACATTGCTAAGCTCGAAAATGGCGACATAGAATTTGtgaaaattgaacataaagaagagTTTGACATTGCTAAGCTCGAAAATGGAGACATAGAATTTctgaaaaaatga